From one Heliomicrobium gestii genomic stretch:
- a CDS encoding P-II family nitrogen regulator, producing MKEIVAFIRRHQVPATKKALEEAGFPALTIQSVEGRGKQKGIGGWAAEVDPELNQFTSTALQSMEPEIKWIPKRMLTIIVQDDQVPAAVDAIMAANKTGHIGDGKIFVCPLEEVVRVRTQERGSEAVI from the coding sequence ATGAAGGAAATCGTCGCCTTCATCCGGCGCCACCAAGTGCCGGCTACAAAAAAGGCCCTGGAAGAGGCCGGTTTCCCGGCGCTCACCATCCAGAGCGTCGAAGGCCGGGGCAAACAAAAGGGCATTGGCGGTTGGGCCGCCGAGGTCGACCCGGAACTGAACCAATTCACCTCCACGGCCCTGCAAAGCATGGAGCCGGAGATCAAATGGATTCCCAAACGCATGCTGACCATCATCGTCCAGGACGATCAGGTGCCTGCGGCCGTTGACGCCATCATGGCAGCCAACAAGACCGGCCACATCGGCGACGGAAAAATCTTCGTCTGTCCCCTGGAGGAAGTCGTCCGCGTGCGGACCCAAGAGCGTGGTTCCGAGGCCGTCATCTAA
- a CDS encoding HutP family protein, with protein sequence MKAPAQEGKPSLERAAMMLAMSETREKEYRLRQYYGEEMGLTCVVTEVGGTVSALQSTGKLTNSVIAAAINAKVIESKPESVHAVLHATVDATKGIFLETATNASLALKISVITDSKWVAVGIFGKSSVHPLTEHSRVGLGYMHL encoded by the coding sequence ATGAAGGCACCTGCCCAGGAGGGCAAACCCTCTTTAGAGCGCGCCGCCATGATGCTTGCCATGAGTGAGACGAGAGAAAAAGAATACCGGCTTCGCCAGTACTATGGAGAAGAGATGGGACTGACCTGCGTCGTCACCGAAGTGGGGGGCACTGTCAGCGCCTTGCAGAGCACCGGCAAACTGACGAACTCCGTCATCGCCGCTGCCATCAACGCCAAAGTGATTGAAAGCAAACCCGAGTCCGTCCACGCGGTGCTGCATGCCACCGTGGACGCTACGAAAGGGATTTTTCTCGAAACGGCAACCAACGCCAGCTTGGCCCTCAAAATTAGCGTCATCACCGACAGCAAATGGGTGGCTGTCGGCATCTTCGGAAAATCCTCCGTCCATCCCCTGACAGAACACAGCCGGGTGGGGTTGGGCTACATGCACCTCTAG
- the nifH gene encoding nitrogenase iron protein, translating into MRQIAIYGKGGIGKSTTTQNTVSALAEMGKKVMIVGCDPKADSTRLILHSKAQATVMDLAREKGTVEDLELEDVLLTGFADIRCAESGGPEPGVGCAGRGVITAINFLEENGAYTPDLDYVFYDVLGDVVCGGFAMPIRENKAQEIYIVTSGEMMAMYAANNIARGILKYASAGKVRLGGLICNSRKTDKEYELIDELARRLNTQMIHFLPRDNQVQRAELRRMTVIEYSPDHPQADEYRTLAKKIDENKKLVIPTPLTMDELEELLIQYGILEDEETAAAKLG; encoded by the coding sequence ATGCGGCAGATCGCCATTTACGGAAAAGGTGGCATCGGCAAGTCCACCACCACCCAGAACACCGTTTCCGCTTTGGCGGAGATGGGGAAGAAAGTCATGATCGTCGGCTGTGACCCCAAAGCCGACTCGACCCGTCTGATTCTGCACTCCAAAGCCCAGGCCACGGTCATGGATCTGGCTCGTGAAAAGGGCACCGTGGAAGACCTGGAACTGGAAGACGTCCTCCTCACCGGTTTTGCCGACATCCGCTGCGCCGAATCGGGCGGTCCCGAACCTGGCGTCGGCTGCGCGGGCCGCGGCGTCATCACCGCCATCAACTTCCTCGAAGAAAACGGCGCCTACACGCCTGACCTGGACTATGTGTTCTATGACGTTCTCGGCGACGTCGTCTGCGGCGGTTTCGCGATGCCGATCCGCGAAAATAAAGCCCAAGAGATCTACATCGTCACCTCCGGCGAGATGATGGCCATGTACGCCGCCAACAACATCGCCCGCGGCATCCTCAAGTACGCTTCCGCCGGTAAAGTCCGTCTGGGTGGCCTGATCTGCAACAGCCGCAAGACCGACAAGGAGTATGAACTGATCGACGAACTGGCTCGGCGCCTCAACACTCAGATGATCCACTTCCTGCCCCGCGACAACCAAGTCCAACGGGCTGAGCTGCGCCGGATGACCGTCATCGAGTACTCCCCCGATCATCCGCAGGCCGACGAATACCGCACCCTGGCCAAAAAGATCGATGAAAATAAAAAACTCGTCATCCCCACGCCGCTTACCATGGACGAACTGGAAGAGCTGCTCATCCAATACGGCATCCTGGAAGACGAAGAAACGGCGGCCGCCAAACTCGGCTAA
- a CDS encoding P-II family nitrogen regulator encodes MKMIRAIIRPEKAEVIAEALAQENLTSLTKMHVFGRGKTKGMRIGDVVYDEFPKTMILMVVEDECVEKAVDIVIEAGKTGSMGDGKIFVTPVEEAYTVRTGARGL; translated from the coding sequence ATGAAAATGATCCGTGCCATCATCCGGCCGGAAAAAGCCGAAGTCATCGCGGAGGCCCTGGCCCAGGAGAACCTGACCTCCCTCACCAAGATGCATGTCTTCGGTCGCGGCAAAACCAAAGGGATGCGCATCGGCGATGTCGTCTATGACGAATTCCCCAAAACGATGATCCTGATGGTCGTCGAAGACGAATGTGTCGAAAAAGCCGTCGACATTGTCATTGAAGCCGGCAAAACCGGTTCCATGGGGGATGGCAAAATCTTTGTCACCCCGGTGGAAGAAGCCTACACCGTACGTACGGGGGCAAGGGGGTTGTAA
- the nifD gene encoding nitrogenase molybdenum-iron protein alpha chain, translating to MAEQQDQKGCATREMVDEVLAAYPDKAQKMRAKHITVKEEGCASCSIRSNSKTVPGLMTARGCAYAGAKGVVFGPVKDMVHISHGPVGCGYYSWGNRRNLAEGTLGVDNFVPFQFTSDFSEGDIVYGGDKKLEQLCREVKELFPTVKGISVMSECPVGLIGDDIESVSKRMSKELGIPIVPVRCEGFRGISQSLGHHIANDAVRDHLLAKKERPDPGPYDVSLIGDYNIGGDAWASIKILEEMGLKVRNTWTGDSTIEMLQTAHQVKLNLIHCYRSMNYICKHMEEEYGIPWLEFNFFGPTKIKESIRKIAAFFDETIQEKAEAVIAKYDPLMQATIEKYRPRLEGKKVMLYVGGLRPRHVIGAYEDLGMEVVGTGYEFAHKDDYDRTFPMMGDNTVIYDDVTAYEFEEFVNRMRPDLIGSGIKEKYVFEKMGYPFRQMHSWDYSGPYHAYDGFPIFARDMDIALSSPTWGLAKAPWQKDAKEVRK from the coding sequence ATGGCTGAACAGCAAGACCAGAAAGGGTGCGCCACTCGCGAGATGGTCGATGAGGTCCTCGCGGCGTATCCCGATAAGGCGCAAAAGATGCGCGCCAAGCACATCACCGTCAAGGAAGAGGGCTGCGCCTCCTGCTCGATTCGCTCGAACTCGAAGACAGTCCCCGGCCTGATGACGGCACGCGGTTGCGCCTACGCCGGCGCCAAAGGCGTCGTCTTCGGACCGGTGAAAGATATGGTCCACATCTCCCACGGACCCGTTGGCTGCGGCTACTACTCCTGGGGCAACCGCCGGAACCTGGCGGAAGGCACCCTGGGCGTCGATAACTTCGTCCCCTTCCAATTCACCTCCGACTTCAGCGAAGGCGACATCGTCTACGGCGGCGACAAGAAACTCGAACAACTCTGCCGGGAAGTCAAGGAGCTTTTCCCGACCGTCAAAGGCATCTCCGTCATGTCCGAGTGTCCCGTCGGCCTTATCGGTGACGATATCGAGAGCGTCTCCAAGCGCATGAGCAAGGAACTGGGCATCCCCATCGTTCCGGTGCGCTGCGAAGGCTTCCGCGGCATCAGCCAATCCCTCGGTCACCACATCGCCAACGACGCCGTGCGCGACCATTTGCTGGCCAAAAAGGAGCGTCCCGATCCCGGCCCCTATGATGTCTCCCTCATCGGTGACTACAACATCGGCGGCGACGCCTGGGCCTCCATCAAGATCCTTGAAGAGATGGGCCTCAAAGTCCGCAACACCTGGACCGGCGACTCCACCATCGAGATGCTGCAAACGGCTCACCAGGTGAAGCTGAACCTCATCCACTGCTACCGCAGCATGAACTACATCTGCAAGCACATGGAAGAGGAGTACGGGATCCCCTGGCTGGAGTTCAACTTCTTCGGCCCCACCAAGATCAAAGAATCGATTCGCAAAATCGCCGCCTTCTTCGATGAGACCATCCAGGAGAAAGCGGAAGCGGTCATCGCCAAGTACGACCCGCTCATGCAGGCCACCATCGAAAAATACCGCCCGCGCCTGGAAGGCAAGAAGGTCATGCTCTATGTCGGCGGCCTCCGTCCCCGCCACGTCATCGGCGCCTATGAAGACCTGGGCATGGAAGTCGTCGGCACCGGTTACGAGTTCGCCCACAAGGACGACTATGACCGCACCTTCCCGATGATGGGCGACAACACCGTCATCTATGACGATGTCACCGCCTACGAGTTCGAAGAGTTTGTCAACCGCATGCGGCCCGACCTGATCGGTTCCGGCATCAAAGAAAAGTACGTCTTTGAAAAGATGGGCTATCCCTTCCGCCAGATGCACTCCTGGGATTACTCCGGCCCCTACCACGCCTATGACGGCTTCCCCATCTTCGCCCGAGACATGGACATCGCCCTGAGCAGCCCCACCTGGGGACTGGCGAAGGCGCCCTGGCAAAAAGACGCGAAGGAGGTGCGCAAATGA
- the nifK gene encoding nitrogenase molybdenum-iron protein subunit beta, whose protein sequence is MSENTCACTQPKEEVAEWLNSVEYKEKNFSRKALAINPSKACQPLGALLCALGIDGCLPFVHGSQGCAAYFRNTLNRHLREPVPTVSDSMTEDSAVFGGQANLIEGLKNAYQIYKPQMIAVFTSCMAEVIGDDLNAFITNARNAGSVPQDFPIAYAQTPSFVGSHITGWDNMFKALLQSLADPRHGRWTNGRLYVVPGFDAYPGNLREYKRLVSSMGIPMTMLPDASEAMDSPHTGEYQIYPGGTPMSELADALNASGFIFMQRYSTVGSFKFVKNVQKINTEVVTMPIGIGNTDKFLMALHEMTGKPIPAELEKERGRAVDSATDAHQYIHGKRFAMFGDPDLLLGLTGFLLEMGGIPAHIVCTNGSEQFRKDIQAVLDASPFGKDCGVHIGRDLWHLRSLLMTEPVDMLIGDSHGKFDAKDANIPLVRIGFPIMDRVNLHRSPIVGYQGAINLVTMIANTFMDQTDRTCPDRLFELMR, encoded by the coding sequence ATGAGTGAGAACACCTGCGCCTGCACGCAACCCAAAGAAGAAGTGGCCGAATGGCTGAATTCCGTGGAGTACAAAGAGAAGAACTTTTCCCGCAAAGCCTTGGCCATCAACCCCTCCAAAGCCTGCCAGCCCCTTGGCGCCCTCCTTTGCGCCCTCGGCATCGACGGCTGCCTCCCCTTCGTCCACGGTTCCCAAGGCTGCGCCGCCTACTTCCGCAACACCTTGAACCGTCACCTGCGCGAACCGGTGCCCACCGTCTCCGACTCGATGACAGAAGACTCGGCCGTCTTCGGCGGTCAAGCCAACCTGATCGAAGGCCTGAAAAACGCCTACCAGATCTACAAACCCCAGATGATCGCCGTCTTCACCTCCTGCATGGCCGAGGTTATCGGCGACGACCTGAACGCCTTTATCACCAACGCCCGCAACGCCGGCTCCGTGCCCCAGGATTTCCCCATCGCCTATGCCCAGACGCCCTCCTTCGTGGGCTCCCACATCACCGGTTGGGACAACATGTTCAAAGCCCTGCTCCAGTCCCTGGCCGACCCGCGCCATGGCCGGTGGACCAACGGCCGCCTCTACGTCGTGCCCGGCTTTGACGCCTACCCCGGCAACCTGCGCGAATACAAGCGCCTCGTGTCATCCATGGGCATCCCCATGACGATGCTGCCCGACGCGAGCGAAGCCATGGATTCGCCCCACACCGGCGAGTACCAGATCTACCCCGGCGGCACGCCCATGTCCGAACTGGCTGACGCCCTGAACGCTTCCGGCTTCATCTTCATGCAGCGCTACTCCACCGTCGGCAGCTTCAAGTTCGTCAAAAACGTCCAGAAGATCAACACCGAAGTGGTCACCATGCCCATCGGAATCGGCAACACCGATAAGTTCCTTATGGCCCTCCATGAGATGACCGGCAAGCCGATCCCGGCGGAACTGGAAAAAGAACGCGGCCGCGCCGTCGACTCGGCCACCGACGCCCACCAGTACATCCATGGCAAACGCTTCGCCATGTTCGGCGACCCCGACCTGCTCCTCGGCCTCACCGGCTTCCTGCTCGAAATGGGCGGCATCCCCGCGCACATCGTCTGTACCAACGGCAGCGAGCAATTCCGCAAGGACATCCAAGCGGTGCTCGATGCCAGCCCCTTCGGCAAGGACTGCGGCGTCCACATCGGCCGCGACCTCTGGCACCTGCGCTCGCTGTTGATGACAGAACCCGTCGACATGCTGATCGGCGACTCCCACGGCAAGTTTGACGCCAAAGACGCCAACATCCCCCTGGTTCGCATCGGCTTCCCGATCATGGACCGCGTCAACCTGCACCGCAGCCCCATCGTGGGCTACCAAGGCGCCATCAACCTGGTCACCATGATCGCCAACACCTTCATGGATCAAACGGACCGGACCTGCCCGGACCGCCTCTTCGAACTGATGCGCTGA